The Nitrospirota bacterium genome contains the following window.
AGACAGTAATGAAGGCAATGGATATTGGTACCCTTTTTACAATCCATAACATCGGATATCAGGGCCTGTTTAAAAGGGAACAACTCCCCATAACAGGTCTTGACTGGAAACTTTTCAATATCAAAGGCCTTGAATATTTTGGACAGATAAATTTACTTAAAGGAGGCATCATCTATTCCGATATTGTAACCACAGTTAGTCCTTCATACAGCAGGGAGATCCAAACTGAAGAGTATGGCTGCGGACTCGAGGGGGTGCTTCAGGAACGGAGAAAGGACCTCTACGGTATAATTAATGGCGTTGATTATGATGAGTGGGATCCTTCACAAGACAATCACATATCTGTAAATTACAGCATCAAGACAATCGGGCGCAAGAAAGAGTGCAAGAAAGAACTGCAGAAGAAGTGCGGTCTGCCGGTTAAAGACAAGCCATTGATAGGTATGGTATCGAGATTAGACGACCATAAGGGTTACGACATCCTTGCAGAAATAATGGATGAATTAATGCAGCTTGATGTCCAGATGGTAATGCTGGGCACAGGAAAGGCAAAATATCAGGATCTGTTCAAGAAGTATGAAAAGAAATATCCTGACAAGCTCTCTCTTAATCTTTTTTTTGATAATACATTAGCACACATGATAGAGGCCGGCTCAGATTTATTCCTTATACCTTCAAAATATGAGCCATGCGGACTCAGTCAGCTCTATAGTTTAAAATACGGAACTATACCGGTAGCGCATAAGACAGGCGGCCTTTCAGATACGATAACTGACTTTGTCCCTTCGGCTGTCGCAGATAATAAAGCTACAGGTTTTTTGTTCAGCCACTACAGCCCTGATGATCTGTTAAAGGCTGTACTGCTGTCACTGTATGTATATGAAGATAAGGCAACATGGAAAAAACTCGTCACAACCGGAATGAAAGCGGATTATTCATGGACACAACCTGCCAGGGAATATATCAGGCTCTATGAAAAATTGATAATCCAGGTACCCAAACACAAAAAAGGAGGATTTATATGAACATAGGCATTCTCACGGGTGGAGGTGATTGTCCAGGGCTTAACTCGGTTATCAGGGCAGTCGTAAGAAAGACATCTCAGCTGGGACATCATGTAATAGGAATCAGGGACGGTTGGAAGGGCCTGATTGAACTTAACTATACGGAGCTTAACAAGGAGTCTGTCTCAGGGATACTCCATCTGGGCGGCACAATACTTGGGACATCAAGGACAAATCCCTTTGCCAAAGAAGGCGCTCCGCAGAAGGTTATTGATAACATGAAAAAATTAGGGCTGGATGCCCTGGTTGCCATCGGCGGCGATGATACCCTGGGTGTAGCCTATAAACTCTATGGCATGGGCATCAACACCATAGGTGTGCCCAAGACCATAGATAATGACCTTTCAGCCACTGATTTTACATTCGGTTTCGACTCTGCTGTAAACATAGTCATGAATGCCCTCGACAATCTTCATAGTACGGCAGAATCACACCACAGGGTATTAGTGGTAGAGGTAATGGGAAGACATGCAGGATGGATTGCCACATACGGGGGACTTGCCGGCGGAGCTGACTACATACTTATTCCTGAGAATCCGTTCACTATTGATGAAGTATGTGATAGCATAAAGAGGAGGCAGGCATCCGGACGTAAATTCAGTATTATCGTTGCTGCGGAGGGGGCATTACTGGAAAAATCAGAAGAAGTAATCACTAAGGATGCCAAGAAAGATGCCTTCGGACATGTTATGCTCGGCGGTATAGGGAAGTTTTTATGTACGGAAATTGAAAAAAAGACAGGCGCTGAGTGCAGGGATGTAGTCCTCGGACACCTACAGCGCGGTGGAAGCCCGACTGCGTTTGACAGGATTCTGGCCACGCGTTATGGGATTGCTGCAGTTGATCTTATAGAAAAAAAGGATTTTGGAAAGATGGTGGCGCTGAGGGGGAACCAGATAGTGGCAGTCAGCCTTGAAGAAGGTGTGCAGAGGGCAAAGACTGTAGATATGGACATCTACGATATTGCTAAGACATTTTTCGGCTGATGAAGAGCAGGGTGCACCTATTCATAAATGGCACCGTACAGGGTGTCAACTACAGAGACTCAGCCAGACAGGTTGCACAATCCTTAGGAATAACCGGTTATGTAAGAAACCTGCATGACGGACGCGTAGAGTTAGTAGCTGAGGGAGAAAAAGATTCTGTTGATACCTTAATCAAGTGGTGCCGTAAGGGCCCTCCTGCGGCATTAGTCGTCTCAATTGATATAGAATACGAAAACCACAAAGATGAATTTGATCTGTTCTGTGTGAAGAGATCAAATTAAATATTATGGGAGTCATTACTTGAGAAAAATTAATTTCGCTATGGCATTGCATTTTCACCAGCCGGTTGACAACTTTGACAGCGTGTTTAAAGAGGCATATGAAAAAAGTTATAAGCCATTCATAGATGTCCTTGAAAAGTATCCGAATATAAAGGTTACCCTGCACTACTCAGGAAGCCTGCTTGAATGGATAGAGTCCAATCGGCCTGAGCTCGTAAAGAGAATCGGTGACCTGGCAGCAGGCGGTCAGGCAGAGATTATGACCGGAGGATTCTATGAACCAATATTATGCGTAATACCCCGTCGCGACGCTGTTGGTCAGATCAGCATGCTGACGGAATATATAAAAAACAAATTCCACTCTGAGGCTGAAGGATTGTGGCTTACAGAAAGGATATGGGAGCCTCATCTGCCGAGCCTGCTGCATGATTCCGGCATTAAGTATCTGATTATAGACGATATCCATTTCCGTTATGCCGGACTTTCTGAAAGCGAGCTCCATGGCTATTATTCAACAGAGGACGAAGGCAAGGTGGTTTTCCTGTTTCCATCCAGTGAGAAGCTGCGGTATTCAATCCCTTTCAGAGAAGTAGATGAAACTGTAGATTATCTTAAAAGTGTTGCAACTGAAGAGGGTGATCGTATTCTTGTATATGGTGACGATGGAGAGAAATTCGGTCTGTGGCCGGACACATATAACTGGGTATATAATGAGAGGTGGCTTGAACGTTTTTTTGAAGCCCTAAGCAGGGAATCTTCATGGATAAACCTCACGACTGTAGGTGAGGCTTTAAAAAAGATCCGGCCCAGCGGACGGGTATACATACCAACTGCATCCTACAGGGAAATGATGGAATGGGCGCTGCCGAGTGAAAGCGGAGTTCATTTTTTAAATGTTCTTCAGGAGATACGAAACAACGGTAAAGAAGGTTATTATGCACCGTTCATCCGCGGAGGCTTCTGGCGTAATTTCCTTGAAAAGTACCCTGAATCCAACAACATGCATAAGAAGATGCTGAGGGTCAGCAATAAGGTTTCAGAAATCACAAATGGCAGTGGTAAACCTTTAAGCCCAGGCGATATCGGAAGGAGCGTTGCAAGGAATGGGGATGGCCTTCCTCCTGACATTTACGAGGCATACATGGAGTTATGGCGAGGTCAGGTAAATTGCCCATACTGGCACGGAATCTTCGGCGGGTTATACCTGGGACATCTAAGATCAGCAGTTTACAGGCATCTCATCAGGGCAGAACGTATCGCAGATGATTCAAGACATGGACAAACCAACTGGATAGAATCTGAAATTTATGATTTCGATTGCGATGGGAGTGATGAGATATTAGTAACTAATCCGGCTATTTCCCTGGTCGTTGACTCCCATAAAGGGGGGATGATTACTGAATTTGACTACAGGCCTGCATCATTTAATATTCTCAATACACTTGCAAGAAGACCTGAAGTCTATCACCAAAAAATACTTTCATCGAATGATCATGGGCACAGTGAGGGCGCTCCTTCATCCATACACGATATATCAAGATTTAAAGAAGCTGACCTCCATCTTCATCTGCATTATGACAGTTACCGCAGGGGTATGTTGATAGATCACTTATTCTGCAGGGATACCTCACTGGAGTCTGTAATGCAGAACAGACATACGGATATTGGAAGATTTCCATATGCCCATTATAACTCTTCAGTACAGGATGTCAGGAATGGGAAAAATATCATTCTTGAGGGAGATGGGATTATAGATGGAGCGAAGATATCTATAACAAAGAATATAAGAATGGAGGATGCAAGTCCTGATCTTGAGATCAATTATTCGATAAAGCATGCATCAGGTGGGCCTCTGGAAATATGGTTCGGCCCTGAATTCAATTTTTCCATGCTTGACGGAAGAACGGACATCTGCAGGTATTACACTGAAGGCGGTTATATCGAAGATGCACGTCAGTCAAGCAGAGGCGAGATCAAGGATGTTTCATCCTTCGGAATAGAAAACAAACTAATATCAACCAAAATCGGACTCTCCTTCTCTGAATCCTGCACGCTCTGGAGATTTCCAGTTGAGACAGTCTCCCAGTCTGAAAGTGGCTTTGAGAAAGAATACCAGAGTTCTGTACTAATCCCAAACTGGAAATTCAAACTGGAAGAAGGCGGTGTGTGGAGTGTCACGATAAGACTTACCCTGCGGGAGATTCAATAATATTTGTTACAACGGTTACCTCAGTCATTTATGAACCCCTTGTCTGAGAGAGAAGAGCGTTCTTTGTATATCGGACCGACGGATTCCACAAAAGCCATTCTTTAATACCGAGGTCATTTGCAGCCCTGATCTGGGCCCTGACCTCTTCAGCTCCGTATGATGGATAGCCAAGAGAAAAATCCTGCAGCCAGGGCCTGATCTTATCCCGTATCATTGCTTCGTCCTGTG
Protein-coding sequences here:
- a CDS encoding 6-phosphofructokinase, translated to MNIGILTGGGDCPGLNSVIRAVVRKTSQLGHHVIGIRDGWKGLIELNYTELNKESVSGILHLGGTILGTSRTNPFAKEGAPQKVIDNMKKLGLDALVAIGGDDTLGVAYKLYGMGINTIGVPKTIDNDLSATDFTFGFDSAVNIVMNALDNLHSTAESHHRVLVVEVMGRHAGWIATYGGLAGGADYILIPENPFTIDEVCDSIKRRQASGRKFSIIVAAEGALLEKSEEVITKDAKKDAFGHVMLGGIGKFLCTEIEKKTGAECRDVVLGHLQRGGSPTAFDRILATRYGIAAVDLIEKKDFGKMVALRGNQIVAVSLEEGVQRAKTVDMDIYDIAKTFFG
- a CDS encoding DUF1926 domain-containing protein, yielding MRKINFAMALHFHQPVDNFDSVFKEAYEKSYKPFIDVLEKYPNIKVTLHYSGSLLEWIESNRPELVKRIGDLAAGGQAEIMTGGFYEPILCVIPRRDAVGQISMLTEYIKNKFHSEAEGLWLTERIWEPHLPSLLHDSGIKYLIIDDIHFRYAGLSESELHGYYSTEDEGKVVFLFPSSEKLRYSIPFREVDETVDYLKSVATEEGDRILVYGDDGEKFGLWPDTYNWVYNERWLERFFEALSRESSWINLTTVGEALKKIRPSGRVYIPTASYREMMEWALPSESGVHFLNVLQEIRNNGKEGYYAPFIRGGFWRNFLEKYPESNNMHKKMLRVSNKVSEITNGSGKPLSPGDIGRSVARNGDGLPPDIYEAYMELWRGQVNCPYWHGIFGGLYLGHLRSAVYRHLIRAERIADDSRHGQTNWIESEIYDFDCDGSDEILVTNPAISLVVDSHKGGMITEFDYRPASFNILNTLARRPEVYHQKILSSNDHGHSEGAPSSIHDISRFKEADLHLHLHYDSYRRGMLIDHLFCRDTSLESVMQNRHTDIGRFPYAHYNSSVQDVRNGKNIILEGDGIIDGAKISITKNIRMEDASPDLEINYSIKHASGGPLEIWFGPEFNFSMLDGRTDICRYYTEGGYIEDARQSSRGEIKDVSSFGIENKLISTKIGLSFSESCTLWRFPVETVSQSESGFEKEYQSSVLIPNWKFKLEEGGVWSVTIRLTLREIQ
- the glgA gene encoding glycogen synthase GlgA — its product is MKKKLTILYCTPEVTPFSKTGGLGDVAGSLPRALSSAGCDVRIITPKYAGISDSTYKLKKVIDNIPVRIGTREEAGGLYEGKLPGSKVPVYFVSSSKYFLRKDLYQENGKDYDDNLERFSFFSMMALHSMGYMGCQPDIIHCNDWQTALIPVYLKTVMKAMDIGTLFTIHNIGYQGLFKREQLPITGLDWKLFNIKGLEYFGQINLLKGGIIYSDIVTTVSPSYSREIQTEEYGCGLEGVLQERRKDLYGIINGVDYDEWDPSQDNHISVNYSIKTIGRKKECKKELQKKCGLPVKDKPLIGMVSRLDDHKGYDILAEIMDELMQLDVQMVMLGTGKAKYQDLFKKYEKKYPDKLSLNLFFDNTLAHMIEAGSDLFLIPSKYEPCGLSQLYSLKYGTIPVAHKTGGLSDTITDFVPSAVADNKATGFLFSHYSPDDLLKAVLLSLYVYEDKATWKKLVTTGMKADYSWTQPAREYIRLYEKLIIQVPKHKKGGFI
- a CDS encoding acylphosphatase, whose amino-acid sequence is MKSRVHLFINGTVQGVNYRDSARQVAQSLGITGYVRNLHDGRVELVAEGEKDSVDTLIKWCRKGPPAALVVSIDIEYENHKDEFDLFCVKRSN